A single window of Maylandia zebra isolate NMK-2024a linkage group LG2, Mzebra_GT3a, whole genome shotgun sequence DNA harbors:
- the zgc:110843 gene encoding CDGSH iron-sulfur domain-containing protein 1, with translation MSATHLPAMPMPPIPDLPSSGFRLTKEHFLVAVPVAVVAAVGGFLVSQYLNRRSCKKGQVNTCINKDSPKVVHSFDMEDIATKAVYCRCWKSKKFPYCDGSHTKHNEETGDNVGPLIIKKKDA, from the exons ATGTCAGCCACCCATTTACCTGCAATGCCAATGCCTCCGATACCCGACTTACCCAGCTCGGGTTTCAGGTTAACTAAAG aGCATTTTTTGGTTGCCGTGCCGGTGGCGGTGGTTGCAGCTGTCGGAGGCTTTCTCGTCAGCCAGTACCTGAACAGGCGGAGCTGCAAAAAGGGCCAAGTGAACACCTGCATCAACAAAGACAGCCCTAAAGTGGTCCACAGCTTTGACATGGAGGACATCGCCACCAAGGCCGTGTACTGCCGCTGCTGGAAGTCAAAGAAG TTCCCTTACTGCGATGGTTCCCACACTAAACACAACGAGGAAACCGGGGACAACGTTGGACCGCTCATCATCAAAAAGAAGGACGCGTAA
- the cxxc5b gene encoding uncharacterized protein cxxc5b: MSTAVDIAGPSSPDQAHSSAKIPNEPLRPSLKRSNHPYSLSHYISTPSPAVDVKSLMEPSSSQQRATQPGHAKPRRAPSWPDMWESPSGLHLAHAAELLMRAGLLALTPATTEQASLGAQSSQPAKREAAEAKSGKGDGEGGGSGPEEEEEDSSACSTDFQPFLGAWFPFSPALFPLAGFQMGGGHWRSTAMGAEGIEGLVAEGYSPSSLGGSSGGRRKRKRCGECVPCRRQTNCEQCSSCRNRKRGHQICKYRKCEELKRKPGGPGFESRVSGFDLRGSDFTLGLAQERSNGALDG; this comes from the coding sequence ATGTCCACCGCGGTAGACATCGCTGGCCCTTCCTCCCCGGATCAGGCCCACAGCAGTGCTAAAATCCCCAATGAGCCACTGAGACCAAGCCTTAAGCGCTCTAACCACCCTTACAGCCTCTCCCATTACATCTCCACCCCTTCCCCGGCCGTGGATGTCAAAAGCCTGATGGAGCCCTCCTCATCTCAGCAACGGGCCACCCAGCCCGGCCACGCTAAGCCTCGCCGGGCCCCCTCCTGGCCCGACATGTGGGAGTCGCCCAGCGGGCTCCACCTGGCCCACGCTGCGGAGCTGCTGATGCGCGCTGGGCTTCTGGCTCTCACCCCTGCCACCACAGAGCAAGCCAGTTTGGGCGCACAGAGCAGCCAGCCAGCTAAGAGGGAGGCTGCAGAGGCAAAGAGCGGAAAGGGAGACGGCGAGGGAGGTGGGTCCGGgcctgaggaggaggaagaggactcCTCTGCATGCAGCACTGACTTCCAGCCCTTCCTGGGTGCCTGGTTCCCCTTCAGCCCCGCTCTTTTCCCCCTGGCAGGCTTCCAGATGGGGGGAGGTCACTGGAGAAGCACGGCCATGGGAGCTGAGGGCATAGAGGGGCTGGTGGCCGAAGGATACTCTCCCAGCTCCCTGGGCGGGAGCAGCGGaggcaggaggaagaggaagaggtgcGGGGAGTGCGTACCGTGCCGGCGTCAGACGAACTGCGAACAGTGCAGCAGCTGCCGCAATCGCAAGAGGGGACACCAGATCTGTAAATACAGGAAGTGTGAGGAGCTGAAGAGGAAGCCCGGGGGGCCGGGGTTTGAGAGCAGAGTGTCTGGGTTTGATCTGAGGGGGTCTGATTTTACTTTGGGTCTGGCACAGGAGAGAAGCAATGGAGCCTTGGACGGATAG
- the ube2d2 gene encoding ubiquitin-conjugating enzyme E2 D2 — MALKRIHKELNDLARDPPAQCSAGPVGDDMFHWQATIMGPNDSPYQSGVFFLTIHFPTDYPFKPPKVAFTTRIYHPNINSNGSICLDILRSQWSPALTISKVLLSICSLLCDPNPDDPLVPEIARIYKTDREKYNKIAREWTQKYAM, encoded by the exons ATGGCTCTGAAAAGAATTCACAAG GAGTTGAACGACTTGGCACGGGACCCACCAGCCCAGTGTTCTGCAGGACCAGTAGGAGATGACA tgtttcactGGCAAGCCACAATAATGGGACCC AATGACAGTCCTTACCAGAGCGGGGTTTTCTTCTTGACCATACACTTCCCCACAGACTACCCCTTCAAACCGCCAAAG GTTGCATTTACCACAAGAATCTACCACCCAAATATCAACAGCAACGGCAGCATCTGTCTTGACATCCTGCGATCACAGTGGTCTCCGGCTCTCACCATCTCCAAAG TTCTCCTGTCCATCTGCTCTCTGCTGTGCGACCCAAACCCGGACGACCCATTAGTACCCGAGATCGCCCGCATCTACAAGACTGACAGGGAAAA GTACAACAAAATAGCTCGGGAATGGACACAAAAGTATGCAATGTAG